The DNA segment CCGAAAGGTGAAATGGGTTATCTGCAGGAAGGGAGTCCGAGGGGTTAATAGTACCGAGGAACCGTAGGACAATATAACCTGCGGGAGGGAAGGAGCCCTACTTTGTTCAAGCTTGTTCAATGAGGTACGAATGAGTGAATGCCATGAGGCTAACAACACCAAAGGAAAAAGTTCAACAACTCCAAGAGAAGCTAGGTCATGCAGCCAAGGAGAACAAGAAGCGTAAATTCCACGCACTGTATGACAAGATCCACAGAGAAGATATATTAAGGGAAGGTTGCTACTCCGACAACATCAATGAAGAGAAGCTTATGAAGCTGGTTAAAATGCGAATCAGTGACAGGCGAATCTTGGAGTTCGTGAGGAAGTGGTTAGGTGCGGGGGTCATGGAGGAAGGGAGCATCAGGCGCTCAGATTTAGGTACGCCGCAAGGTGGAGTCATCTCCCCCATGTTGGCAAACATCTACCTAAATTACTTTGATCTCTTGTGGAAAAGACATGGTAGTCAGGTTAGGGGCTGGGTTCCGCCCAGCCTTTCACTCTAGACCTATTAAGATGACCCCACCCTCTATTGATAGAACCCATATACACCGGAGCTCTCAGCCAACAAATTTAGATAGCGAGATCAAGGCCGTAATCGTAATGATGTTCAACACCGTTGAAATGAGCACGGTTTGGGAGGCAAAGTCAGGTTCATTATCATATTCTTCCGCGAGTATAGTGCTATTTACACCTGTTGGCATACCAGAAGCGATAAGCAGGGCTTGTGCAGGAATCCCTTTTAAACCAAGTGCATAGATAAGTAAAAATCCAATGGCTGGGCCAATGAGTAGTCTTAAAAAGACGCTGATATAAACATCTAACCGATCCAGGCGCAAAAGATATTGGATGATTTGAGCACCAAGCGTCAGCAGTGCAATACTGACCATGGAATCGGCAATATAGCCTAGGGGCTTGGCAGCAAATTCAGGCAATGGCCAACGAAAGACGTGAAAAATAAGCCCAAGTACAAGGGCATACGGTACGGGCATTTTGAGAAATCCAATCAACGCTGCTTTTAGTGTGCCATCTGATTTAGCCCGCTGAACGGATATTACGCCATAGGTAAAGGTCACCAGGCTTTGGAAAGTCATGACCAAGGCCTGAATGGACGTTGCTAGAGGATCGCCTTTGAACGCGAGCTGATTGATCGGGAGTCCATAATTGCCTGAATTGTCTAGAATGAGACTATTCGTGAACGCGGCTTTCATTCCCGGTTTGAATTTTCTTTTCCAACTAACAATAGAGCTGACGCCATAGAGCAGCACAACATATAGCACATAAAATAAGGTGACGCTCCCCAGCAATGCAGGGGACATGCTGGATTCGTACATACTCAGGAACACGACCGCAGGAGTAATGTAATAAAAGTTTATTTTCGCTAAAGTATATAAATTTAGTTGAAAAGCACGATGCATAAGCGCGCCAAGTCCTATAAGCACAAATATAGGCAGAACTACATCCATTATTA comes from the Paenibacillus lentus genome and includes:
- a CDS encoding reverse transcriptase domain-containing protein, translating into MRLTTPKEKVQQLQEKLGHAAKENKKRKFHALYDKIHREDILREGCYSDNINEEKLMKLVKMRISDRRILEFVRKWLGAGVMEEGSIRRSDLGTPQGGVISPMLANIYLNYFDLLWKRHGSQVRGWVPPSLSL
- a CDS encoding AEC family transporter; translated protein: MIIEIIMDVVLPIFVLIGLGALMHRAFQLNLYTLAKINFYYITPAVVFLSMYESSMSPALLGSVTLFYVLYVVLLYGVSSIVSWKRKFKPGMKAAFTNSLILDNSGNYGLPINQLAFKGDPLATSIQALVMTFQSLVTFTYGVISVQRAKSDGTLKAALIGFLKMPVPYALVLGLIFHVFRWPLPEFAAKPLGYIADSMVSIALLTLGAQIIQYLLRLDRLDVYISVFLRLLIGPAIGFLLIYALGLKGIPAQALLIASGMPTGVNSTILAEEYDNEPDFASQTVLISTVLNIITITALISLSKFVG